The Lepidochelys kempii isolate rLepKem1 chromosome 25, rLepKem1.hap2, whole genome shotgun sequence genome contains a region encoding:
- the UQCR11 gene encoding cytochrome b-c1 complex subunit 10: MRRRGDFEAGGRGWAGSRMLSRLMGPRYAQLLRNWTPTLTTWGTVGAVGLVWATDWRLILDYVPYINGKFKKDD, translated from the exons ATGCGCAGACGGGGTGACTTTGAGGCCGGCGGCCgaggctgggctgggagcaggatgCTGAGCAGGCTCATGGGGCCCCGCTACGCCCAGCTGCTCCGGAACTG GACCCCCACATTGACCACATGGGGCACCGTAGGCGCTGTGGGATTGGTGTGGGCGACAGACTGGAGACTGATCCTTGACTATGTTCCCTACATTAATGGCAAGTTTAAGAAAGATGATTAA